The following coding sequences are from one Acidobacteriota bacterium window:
- a CDS encoding xylose isomerase, with product MSSFSRRDFLNGAIAAAALAALPKPALAAFEPLYPPMDLSYFDTPISAAPADLKFGYASITWGGNDRQAIEDIAALGFPGIQLRSDVLKEFPNANELRDLLQQHHLTMVALSSGNVSIESPEDQEIAKHAANAKYAHDAGSLYLQLIDAKPKRAVTATDYKILGKRITEIGKRAADFGVKVGYHNHMETMGQSPEEVDRVLDASDPRYVKLELDIAHYVQGGGDPVKAIHKYRERLLFMHIKDVETIPKEQSSRGRDFRFVELGRGRVDVPATFKALEDINFRGWCVIELDAVPDPSRSAKDAALISKNYLHDRLGISL from the coding sequence ATGTCCTCGTTTTCCCGTCGTGATTTTCTGAACGGCGCCATCGCGGCCGCGGCTTTGGCGGCGCTTCCCAAGCCTGCCCTCGCCGCCTTTGAGCCGCTGTATCCGCCGATGGATCTGTCCTATTTCGATACTCCCATTTCGGCGGCGCCGGCGGATCTGAAATTTGGATATGCTTCGATCACTTGGGGTGGCAATGACCGGCAGGCAATTGAAGACATTGCCGCGCTTGGCTTTCCTGGCATTCAGCTGCGTTCGGATGTTCTGAAGGAATTCCCGAATGCGAACGAGCTTCGCGATCTGCTTCAGCAGCACCATCTCACGATGGTGGCTCTATCGAGTGGCAATGTCAGCATTGAATCCCCCGAAGACCAGGAGATCGCAAAGCACGCAGCCAACGCGAAGTATGCGCACGACGCCGGCAGCTTGTACCTGCAGCTCATCGACGCGAAGCCGAAGCGCGCGGTCACCGCCACCGACTACAAAATCCTGGGCAAGAGAATCACGGAAATTGGAAAGCGCGCGGCAGACTTCGGAGTAAAGGTTGGCTATCACAATCATATGGAGACTATGGGTCAGAGTCCGGAAGAAGTCGATCGCGTTCTGGACGCGAGCGATCCGCGCTACGTAAAGCTGGAACTCGACATCGCTCATTACGTGCAGGGTGGAGGCGATCCGGTGAAGGCGATTCATAAGTATCGCGAGCGTCTTCTTTTTATGCACATAAAGGATGTTGAGACGATTCCGAAGGAGCAATCGTCGCGCGGCCGCGATTTCCGCTTTGTCGAACTGGGGCGCGGACGCGTCGATGTGCCTGCCACCTTCAAGGCTCTGGAAGATATCAATTTCCGCGGCTGGTGCGTGATCGAACTCGATGCCGTTCCCGATCCTTCTCGCTCAGCTAAGGACGCAGCTTTGATCAGCAAGAACTACCTTCATGACCGTTTGGGGATCAGCCTATGA
- a CDS encoding sugar phosphate isomerase — protein sequence MNSPFRVAVINDEISQDFGHAVDVASREFGMQWIEVREMWNKNIMKLDSKEIDQARQILERAKMRVTDIASPIFKVDWPGAPLSKVREKHDSFNADYTFKQQDEMLDRSFELAKAFNTDRVRIFDFWRLDDQTPYRAAIDDKLREAADKAAKKNIILILENEYACNTATGAEAARTLSAVQASNFMVNWDPGNAAMRGENAFPDGYNKLPKDRIGHVHCKDIQKKPAGSGQEWAAMGRGTIDWTGQFRALKQQGYKYATSLETHWRGASTPEESTRQSWAGMKKELQEAGALS from the coding sequence ATGAACTCCCCATTTCGGGTCGCAGTCATTAACGACGAGATTAGCCAGGACTTCGGCCATGCCGTGGACGTTGCCTCCCGCGAGTTCGGCATGCAGTGGATCGAAGTGCGCGAGATGTGGAACAAGAACATCATGAAGCTGGATTCCAAGGAGATCGACCAGGCTCGGCAAATACTCGAACGTGCGAAGATGCGCGTGACGGACATTGCGAGTCCGATCTTCAAAGTGGATTGGCCTGGCGCACCGCTGTCCAAGGTTAGGGAAAAGCACGACAGCTTCAACGCGGACTACACGTTCAAGCAGCAGGACGAGATGCTCGATCGTTCCTTCGAATTAGCGAAGGCGTTCAATACGGATCGAGTTCGCATTTTTGATTTCTGGCGGCTGGACGATCAGACTCCGTACCGCGCTGCCATTGACGACAAGCTACGCGAAGCCGCGGACAAAGCCGCCAAGAAGAACATCATTCTTATTCTGGAAAACGAATACGCGTGCAACACCGCAACGGGCGCGGAAGCGGCACGGACTCTGTCGGCTGTCCAAGCCTCGAACTTCATGGTCAACTGGGATCCAGGCAACGCGGCGATGCGTGGGGAGAACGCGTTTCCAGATGGATATAACAAGTTGCCGAAGGATCGAATCGGCCATGTTCACTGCAAAGACATTCAGAAGAAACCAGCCGGGAGCGGCCAGGAATGGGCGGCCATGGGACGCGGGACAATCGACTGGACTGGACAGTTCCGCGCTCTGAAACAACAAGGCTATAAGTACGCCACCAGCCTGGAAACTCATTGGCGCGGCGCCAGCACACCTGAAGAATCTACTCGCCAGAGCTGGGCCGGCATGAAAAAGGAATTGCAAGAGGCTGGAGCTCTGTCGTAA
- a CDS encoding gfo/Idh/MocA family oxidoreductase, with product MAKKDGGVLHWLRRFISPRVNSKPSLPADCSFNADCASYGSATRSKKLPVWEGNVSDRSIARRDFIKQAAMGTAALMVYPPRVLGANDRVRIGMIGVGGRGSELLRQIVAVPNVDVVAMADIYPRRFTEARAVVPNIQTYDDHRRLLDQKDIDAVIVASPLHIHARHFQDALAAGKDLYSEKTMTWSIPEAEDCLKAAKNSDRVVQIGLQHESDGSLADAKKWIKDGVIGKVTMVESWMSRNSPHGKGQWVRAIPADCTAQNVKWDAFLNGRPSQPFDANKFINWRLFWEFSGGNVTENLVHQIAWIMTLLDLPVPTAAYMTGGVFSEKDGREVPDTIAISFDFPNDLVVNWQSTFSNSRYGLGEHILGSDGTIEHVAGEQNMVTGKSESATRYFPEKANRKNGAALTGNTPDQNHMQNWVDCIRSRKQPNASVETGYLSAVAGHMANLSYRRKERITWEQAKTIQPEL from the coding sequence ATGGCGAAGAAGGACGGCGGAGTCTTGCATTGGTTGAGGCGATTTATCTCTCCGCGCGTCAACTCGAAACCATCTCTACCCGCTGATTGCAGCTTCAATGCAGATTGTGCGAGCTACGGCAGTGCAACGAGATCAAAAAAATTACCAGTCTGGGAGGGGAACGTGTCAGACAGATCAATTGCAAGGCGTGATTTCATAAAACAGGCGGCAATGGGAACAGCGGCGTTGATGGTCTATCCACCGCGCGTGCTCGGCGCAAACGACCGGGTACGAATCGGCATGATTGGCGTCGGCGGACGAGGTAGTGAGTTGCTGAGACAAATCGTCGCTGTACCGAATGTTGATGTCGTGGCGATGGCGGACATCTATCCTCGCCGCTTTACCGAAGCGCGAGCCGTAGTCCCAAACATCCAGACATACGATGACCACCGACGATTGCTCGACCAGAAAGATATCGATGCCGTAATCGTCGCCAGTCCGCTGCATATTCATGCTCGCCATTTTCAAGACGCGCTCGCCGCCGGCAAGGATCTCTATTCCGAAAAGACCATGACCTGGTCGATTCCCGAAGCGGAAGACTGCCTGAAGGCAGCGAAGAACTCCGACCGCGTGGTGCAGATCGGTCTTCAGCATGAGAGTGATGGTTCACTTGCAGACGCGAAGAAGTGGATTAAGGACGGGGTCATCGGCAAAGTAACCATGGTCGAGTCCTGGATGAGCCGCAATTCTCCGCATGGCAAAGGGCAATGGGTGCGCGCGATCCCAGCAGACTGCACTGCGCAAAATGTGAAATGGGACGCCTTCCTGAATGGCCGTCCTTCACAGCCATTCGACGCAAATAAATTCATCAACTGGCGATTGTTCTGGGAATTCTCTGGTGGAAACGTAACGGAGAACCTGGTTCACCAGATCGCGTGGATCATGACTCTCCTCGATCTTCCAGTTCCCACTGCCGCATATATGACTGGCGGCGTCTTTTCCGAGAAGGACGGGCGCGAAGTTCCCGACACCATTGCCATCAGCTTCGACTTCCCCAATGATCTCGTTGTGAACTGGCAGTCCACGTTCAGTAACAGCCGCTACGGACTGGGCGAACACATTCTTGGCAGCGATGGCACCATCGAGCACGTTGCCGGCGAACAAAACATGGTCACGGGCAAGTCGGAATCCGCGACGCGCTACTTCCCTGAAAAAGCAAATCGCAAGAATGGCGCGGCCCTCACCGGCAACACTCCTGACCAGAACCACATGCAGAACTGGGTGGACTGCATTCGCTCGCGCAAGCAGCCAAATGCATCAGTGGAGACTGGTTATCTTTCTGCTGTAGCAGGACACATGGCCAATCTCTCATATCGCCGCAAAGAACGGATCACATGGGAGCAGGCAAAGACGATCCAGCCAGAGCTATAG